One genomic region from Entelurus aequoreus isolate RoL-2023_Sb linkage group LG14, RoL_Eaeq_v1.1, whole genome shotgun sequence encodes:
- the LOC133665377 gene encoding glucose-6-phosphatase 2-like produces the protein MDLVQSSGVLVIQYFQNNYGEYRDFLGVISTVGDPRNIFSVYFPLWFHLSHTVGTKMIWAAVLGDWFNLIFKWILFGQRPYWWVHETLIYNNHSFPRLEQFHITCETGPGSPSGHAMGSSCVWYVMVTSALNSTQSFTVATDQTSKRLWLLRSCLWTIFWIIQISVCISRVFIATHFPHQVILGLLAGMLVAEALERLPSVCNVSMKAYTQVTLVLFSIAVCFYLLLNLAGVDPLWSVAKAKRWCANPDWIHLDTTPFAGLVRNLGALFGLGLAVNSHMFIQSCKGKNGHEGRFRIMCVAATLTSLQLYDLVRIPTNTDLLFYILSFWKTVSIPVVVVALIPYCVHLIMGKEDKKL, from the exons ATGGATTTAGTCCAAAGTAGCGGTGTGCTGGTGATACAGTACTTCCAGAACAACTACGGGGAATACCGTGACTTCCTTGGTGTCATTTCAACCGTGGGCGACCCTCGGAATATCTTCTCGGTTTATTTTCCTCTGTGGTTCCATCTGAGTCACACGGTGGGCACTAAAATGATATGGGCGGCTGTTTTGGGGGACTGGTTTAATCTCATTTTCAAATG GATTCTCTTTGGGCAGCGACCTTACTGGTGGGTGCATGAAACTCTGATCTACAACAATCATTCTTTCCCCCGTTTGGAGCAATTTCATATAACATGTGAAACAGGGCCAG GTAGTCCATCCGGTCACGCGATGGGCTCCTCATGCGTGTGGTATGTCATGGTAACATCTGCTCTCAACTCTACTCAATCTTTCACAGTGGCCACCGATCAAACGTCTAAAAG ACTTTGGCTTTTGCGGTCTTGCTTGTGGACCATCTTTTGGATCATCCAGATTAGCGTTTGCATCTCCAGGGTTTTTATCGCCACACATTTCCCACACCAGGTTATCCTTGGCCTTTTAGCTG GCATGTTGGTGGCCGAGGCGTTGGAACGCCTGCCTTCAGTCTGCAACGTGAGCATGAAAGCATACACTCAGGTCACGCTCGTGCTTTTCTCCATCGCTGTTTGCTTCTACCTGCTGCTCAACTTGGCCGGCGTGGATCCCTTGTGGTCAGTGGCCAAAGCCAAGAGGTGGTGTGCTAACCCCGACTGGATCCATCTAGACACCACGCCCTTTGCCGGCTTGGTGAGGAACCTGGGAGCTTTATTTGGACTGGGCCTGGCCGTCAACTCCCACATGTTTATCCAGAGCTGCAAAGGAAAGAACGGCCATGAAGGCAGATTTAGGATCATGTGCGTGGCCGCCACTCTCACCAGCCTGCAGCTGTATGACTTAGTCAGAATACCCACAAATACTGACCTCTTGTTCTATATCCTCTCCTTTTGGAAGACAGTGTCTATTCCAGTTGTTGTGGTTGCTCTTATTCCTTATTGTGTTCATTTGATAATGGGAAAAGAGGACAAGAAGCTTTAG